A genomic stretch from Clavelina lepadiformis chromosome 5, kaClaLepa1.1, whole genome shotgun sequence includes:
- the LOC143459135 gene encoding FRAS1-related extracellular matrix protein 1-like isoform X1, with product MRGFFFLIATILVEGGSPQVVKRNRGLEVANGRMEYLDDDVLQFNFDPQQICKVEVVQNEPMYQRVGVIIPEVFDCSYPHKSVRYEHNGSPFLRSDEVKLRAYILDANQTIEESFVVEISIVDSRCDIIQINGVMLTVPTTSKMSNPVTRDVMQFDYDRDFDTLCEVMVERKDFFHFPAHGQLVAPSNQTSPRPMSRDAEYAPLAFDSPRLCDEFLLMGVRYEHLSPPTPDVDYIPIHVVVKDRRSMRILQQERHWLPVTITDAFPNQPPKASFSNMYILEVDQFVVTNLLPMTVAAVDGETPNERLVFNITKAPEQGFMTHLSDESQPITSFRQQDLQDLQIAYNPPNRSFSERQTFEVEFVVYDEYFSESRPMKCLLSVRVSYTNAPHVSWNKGLIMLEGQSRTIDHNCLQVVDNDDINQVRFILAGGMQRGRLYVNSRPGFTFRWNDIENGLVSYHHDDTDTRKDFVVFRITDGLHSTRFKLPIRILPKDDAPPFLINNIVFEVQEGQTIMIHRFMLEASDADSSADFIQFNITTPPRAGEVQKKRKWERAGWSVGNFQQSDLYQGLIYYKHLGSEEFEDSFEFQMIDSSRPTPNISPTQRVSIKITPVNDQPPQPSDGNSLSLIVNETDVIHINSKELHYVDVEDDHSDVTYTVTTPTYRVDGTDRDAGRLIFTDDLVMLMKDPSVPVLRTFTQSAVNHRKVAYMPPIADVGLHPVDVQFVFSVSDDGGKALDGKKFVITILPVDNLAPNIKVTELCLNEGGSEIIAADVIQLRDDDTTLEDLKLILTIPPQAGAVMRDNSPLQVGDIFTMRDVELFRISYAHDGSEQHQDEIEITVTDGNQNHSAILPIKMEAIDDEQPTITSGNGSLVVEEGGAAALTSAFLAATDVDTDDESLIFEVLTPPQLGDITINGEPAITFKQSDITNGRVYYTHNGGEVGKSPIQDIATVMVSDRRGVALDIDGVTLRTKDLRFTIKPTNTRPPRVALGRRVFLCDEGGVQPITSHYIMADDVDTPSANLTYLVTSPPTFGYLEDMTPRPGYEKTIGKMTTSFSHEQLMSGFIRYKQSEHEGIEPTSDQFSVAVTDGQHRSAEVPFLISITPQNDEEPIISVENVTCEEGHMRTLQLSIEDLDQPEDEVMIRVSQEPHHGMVMDEMEMLTRLRRDANRQFPGRHPMHGMEAMEEFSLYQLHNNMVLPAYMHDGSEHHRDWFELKITDGRHTRRQPMVVDVIPMNDERPIIARNRGITLELGGTRVISGVALQTSDDDTTSSELVYELYSVPRRGYLQLKTDDNVTSWINLDYGDTFTEYDVEMNRLRYKHASVLGSKGQDSFRFSVTDGEFTTTRQNFVITIEHTKKSAIHVITHPLRVNEGQQVFVTTDVIVARDDSHRPQEITYDLIRPPTQGHLEYVTFPNVPIEMFTQLDLLARHVVYNHTSKLDIPFDTFRVLASNGLKEREADVNVLVTAVDAELPTLFMDSLDAGSGRQLMLYSGSSVAISNMIINIEDPDSAKGSLKLVLTELPQHGSLSVGGIKVNERNRFVTQQDLEGGDFTYQHSGDGSRIDRFMFTVTDGVHTGFMYLGRRCEEPVTFYLKIESIDEDPPTLAINREPTSIDASGRGRAPFYKIHLDSNALRAEDAGTTDPSEIAFTVTQPPSYGVIKRVGGDELDALHFTQDDLNHRAVIYVISSKLDVTNDSFTFDVEDSWGNTLTDNKFTMSWSRIEMTQARLKVCENIGSLSISIRRYGNLMTSSFSGIKIKSASAKSRLDFESNSASQIQFDPDVSHREWEVSIVNDDLEERKERFLIKLHTPVNCVLTPRKTSTSVVILDRSRLTCSPQGGGRGTNKRRKKTNKLSGKENSKQLQLSRDDSSLVPGSAAPRKVRYGKLGHGATIPPSTYFRNRTTRIWTYHGILPATVDEADERSLGVPLVGRFTTSLQKDLPRQPTGRGRSPPQEVQDDPTVALRQPGEPLYQGNLKVENSDALARVVIHGRNDEITSREQQHEGTEINKPCILTTRGRLFYDPVAKILYHCDGAKWVPWKRTSLKSGKQKLLTQNSEEKFCEDGWKDFENRCFLFLSSGRSEISWNAAQRICREEHSAHLVSVQNRKQLNWLWKLAGKSQFWIGLNRKLNPTVWEWVGGDEAIFTNWKRNYPTSEGGDCVVVASKKRWMNIPCAMTSTESRFICARDP from the exons ATGCGTGGTTTTTTCTTCCTGATCGCGACGATTTTGGTGGAGGGGGGGAGTCCTCAGGTGGTGAAGAGGAACAGAGGACTGGAAGTCGCCAATGGCCGGATGGAGTACCTCGACGATGACGTTCTACAATTCAACTTCGATCCGCAACAAATATGCAAAGTTGAAGTTGTCCAGAACGAACCAATGTATCAACGTGTCGGCGTCATAATACCTGAG GTATTTGACTGCAGCTACCCCCACAAGTCTGTCAGGTACGAGCACAACGGATCGCCCTTTCTTAGGTCAGACGAGGTCAAGTTGAGAGCTTATATACTGGACGCCAACCAAACCATAGAG GAAAGCTTCGTCGTTGAAATTAGCATCGTCGATTCAAGATGCGACATTATTCAAATAAATGGAGTCATGTTGACGGTGCCGACTACCAGCAAG ATGTCGAACCCGGTAACTCGTGACGTCATGCAGTTTGATTACGACAGAGACTTTGACACTTTGTGCGAAGTGATGGTTGAGAGAAAAGACTTCTTCCATTTCCCTGCCCATGGTCAGCTGGTCGCACCAAGCAACCAGACTTCACCAAGACCAATGAGCAG AGATGCAGAATACGCTCCTCTTGCGTTTGACTCTCCTCGCCTCTGTGATGAGTTCCTCCTGATGGGAGTCAGGTACGAGCATCTCTCCCCTCCTACTCCGGATGTTGATTACATCCCTATCCACGTGGTTGTCAAGGACAG ACGCTCCATGAGAATCTTGCAGCAGGAGAGACACTGGCTCCCTGTGACCATCACGGATGCGTTTCCAAACCAACCTCCGAAAGCCAGCTTCTCAAACATGTATATCCTAGAG GTGGACCAGTTTGTCGTCACCAATCTTCTTCCAATGACGGTCGCAGCCGTTGACGGGGAAACCCCCAACGAGAGACTGGTGTTCAACATCACAAAGGCACCGGAACAGGGATTTATGACGCACTTGAGTGATGAAAGCCAACCAATCACCTCTTTCCGACAGCAG GATCTTCAAGATCTCCAGATTGCTTACAATCCTCCCAACCGAAGCTTCTCTGAGCGTCAGACATTTGAAGTGGAATTTGTCGTCTACGATGAGTATTTCAGTGAAAGCCGACCTATGAAA TGTTTGTTGTCTGTGCGGGTGTCCTATACGAATGCGCCTCACGTGTCCTGGAATAAAGGTCTCATCATGCTGGAAGGTCAATCGAGGACAATCGACCATAATTGTCTCCAAGTGGTTGATAACGATGACATTAACCAG GTTCGCTTCATCCTGGCCGGGGGGATGCAGCGGGGGAGACTTTACGTCAACAGCAGACCCGGGTTCACGTTCCGCTGGAACGACATAGAAAATGGCCTCGTCTCTTATCACCATGACGACACAGACACGAGGAAAGATTTTGTCGTCTTCAGGATCACCGATGGCCTGCACAG CACCCGTTTCAAGCTTCCGATAAGGATCCTTCCAAAAGACGACGCTCCTCCATTCCTCATCAACAACATCGTCTTCGAGGTCCAGGAAGGGCAG ACCATCATGATCCACCGCTTCATGCTGGAAGCGTCTGATGCGGATTCGAGCGCAGACTTCATCCAGTTCAACATCACAACTCCTCCGAGAGCAGGAGAGGTGCAGAAGAAGAGGAAGTGGGAGAGGGCCGGATGGTCGGTGGGGAATTTCCAGCAATCCGATCTCTACCAG GGCTTAATATACTACAAGCATCTTGGTAGTGAAGAGTTTGAAGACTCTTTCGAGTTCCAAATGATAGACAGCAGTCGACCGACTCCCAATATTTCACCGACGCAACGAGTGTCCATAAAAATCACACCAGTCAACGACCAACCGCCGCAGCCATCGGATGGGAACTCCCT GTCGCTGATTGTAAATGAGACTGACGTCATCCACATCAACAGCAAGGAGCTACATTATGTCGACGTAGAAGACGACCATTCTGATGTCACATACACAGTAACGACGCCGACGTATAGAGTAGACGGGACAGATAGAGACGCGGGACGTCTCATTTTCACGGACGACCTCGTCATGCTCATGAAGGACCCGTCCGTGCCCGTCCTCAG AACGTTCACTCAAAGCGCCGTTAATCACCGCAAGGTGGCGTACATGCCCCCGATAGCGGACGTCGGCTTGCATCCGGTTGACGTCCAGTTCGTCTTCTCGGTGAGTGATGATGGAGGAAAAGCGCTGGATGGGAAGAAGTTTGTGATAACAATCCTCCCCGTTGATAACTTG GCTCCCAACATCAAAGTTACAGAGCTCTGCTTGAACGAGGGCGGAAGTGAGATCATCGCTGCTGATGTCATACAGCTCCGGGATGACGACACAACTCTGGAAGATTTAAAACTCATCTTGACTATACCACCACAAGCCGGAGCTGTCATGCGGGACAACTCGCCGTTACAAGTCGGAGATATCTTCACGATGCGGGACGTGGAGCTATTCAG GATAAGTTACGCGCATGACGGCTCGGAGCAGCATCAGGATGAGATTGAGATCACTGTCACCGATGGCAACCAAAACCACTCCGCAATTTTACCGATTAAAATGGAAGCGATTGATGACGAACAACCGACCATAACAA GTGGGAATGGCAGCTTGGTGGTGGAGGAGGGAGGCGCTGCTGCGTTAACTTCTGCATTCCTCGCCGCCACTGACGTAGATACCGATGACGAGTCACTTATCTTTGAAGTCCTGACGCCGCCTCAGCTCGGGGACATAACAATTAACGGAGAG CCAGCCATCACATTTAAGCAAAGTGACATCACAAACGGGCGCGTTTATTACACGCACAACGGGGGAGAAGTGGGAAAGTCCCCGATACAAGACATAGCAACCGTGATGGTTTCGGATAGAAGAG GTGTGGCGTTGGACATCGACGGGGTTACACTGAGAACAAAGGATCTACGTTTCACCATCAAGCCCACCAACACTAGACCGCCAAGGGTAGCGCTGGGCCGGCGAGTGTTTCTGTGCGACGAAGGCGGAGTGCAGCCAATCACAAGTCATTACATCATGGCAGACGATGTCGACACGCCGAGTGCTAACTTAA CTTACCTGGTCACCTCCCCGCCAACGTTCGGGTACCTGGAGGACATGACTCCGAGACCCGGGTACGAGAAGACAATCGGGAAGATGACAACCTCCTTCTCGCACGAGCAGTTGATGTCCGGGTTCATCCGCTACAAGCAGTCGGAGCACGAAGGAATCGAACCCACCTCGGATCAGTTCTCGGTCGCGGTCACGGACGGACAACATCGATCTGCCGAG GTTCCGTTCCTGATCTCGATAACTCCGCAGAACGATGAGGAACCGATCATCTCGGTGGAGAATGTGACTTGTGAGGAGGGACACATGAGGACGCTCCAGCTATCCATCGAAGATCTCGATCAACCTGAAGATGAG GTCATGATAAGAGTGAGCCAGGAGCCACATCACGGGATGGTGATGGATGAAATGGAGATGCTGACAAGACTCCGCAGGGATGCAAACCG GCAGTTTCCAGGCAGGCACCCGATGCACGGCATGGAAGCCATGGAGGAGTTCTCACTCTACCAGCTGCATAACAACATGGTGTTGCCGGCGTACATGCACGATGGAAGCGAGCACCACAGAGACTGGTTCGAACTGAAGATTACAGATGGAAGACACACAAGGAGACAACCGATG GTGGTTGACGTCATTCCCATGAACGATGAGAGGCCAATCATCGCCCGGAACAGAGGAATAACTCTGGAGCTTGGAGGAACTCGG GTGATTAGTGGAGTTGCTCTTCAGACAAGTGATGACGACACAACTAGTTCAGAGCTTGTGTACGAGTTGTATTCAGTTCCACGCCGGGGCTATCTTCAACTTAAAA CTGACGACAACGTGACTTCCTGGATCAACCTGGATTACGGCGACACCTTCACTGAATACGACGTCGAGATGAACAGGCTGAGGTACAAGCATGCGAGTGTGCTGGGCTCCAAGGGACAG GACTCGTTCAGGTTTTCGGTGACGGACGGCGAGTTTACAACCACGCGACAGAACTTCGTCATCACAATCGAACACACCAAGAAAAGCGCGATCCACGTCATCACCCATCCCCTGCGTGTCAACGAAGGACAACAA gtttttgtaACAACTGACGTCATTGTCGCCCGCGACGATTCGCACCGACCGCAAGAGATCACTTATGACCTCATAAGGCCACCGACACAAGGTCATCTAGAATACGTCACTTTTCCAAATGTTCCAATCGAAATGTTCACGCAGCTGGACTTACTGGCAAGACAT GTCGTGTACAACCACACGAGCAAGCTCGATATTCCTTTCGATACTTTCCGGGTGTTGGCCAGCAACGGGCTGAAGGAGCGGGAAGCGGATGTCAACGTCCTCGTCACTGCTGTGGACGCTGAACTCCCAACACTCTTCATGGACTCTCTGGATGCGGGCAGTGGTCGTCAACTGATGCTCTACAGCGGATCCTCTGTTGCCATTAGCAACATGATCATTAACATCGAGGACCCGGATTCAGCAAAAG GCAGCTTAAAGCTGGTGTTGACCGAACTGCCTCAGCACGGAAGCTTATCAGTGGGAGGAATTAAAGTGAACGAGAGAAACAGATTTGTGACGCAACAAGATTTAGAAGGCGGAGACTTCACTTATCAGCATAGCGGTGATGGGTCTCGGATCGACAGGTTCATGTTCACGGTCACAGACGGCGTCCACACCGGGTTCATGTATCTGG GGAGAAGGTGCGAAGAACCGGTGacgttttatttgaaaatcgAATCCATCGATGAAGATCCTCCAACGCTGGCGATCAACAGAGAACCGACATCAATTGACGCATCAG GACGCGGCCGTGCCCCCTTCTACAAGATCCACCTCGACTCGAACGCGTTAAGAGCTGAAGATGCCGGAACAACCGACCCCAGTGAGATTGCATTCACCGTCACACAACCGCCCTCGTATGGAGTTATCAAGCGC GTTGGCGGCGATGAACTCGATGCGCTTCACTTCACACAAGACGACCTCAACCATCGCGCCGTCATCTACGTCATCTCAAGCAAGCTTGACGTGACAAACGACAGCTTCACTTTTGACGTAGAAGATTCGTGGGGAAATACCTTAACAGACAACaa ATTCACCATGTCCTGGTCCCGCATAGAAATGACGCAAGCAAGGCTCAAGGTCTGTGAAAATATCGGCTCCCTGTCCATCAGCATTCGTCGCTATGGCAACCTTATGACGTCTTCATTTTCCGGAATTAAGATAAAATCTGCTTCAGCAAAGTCCAGGCTTGATTTCGAGTCGAACTCGGCAAGTCAGATACAGTTCGACCCAG ATGTAAGCCACCGTGAGTGGGAGGTCTCCATCGTCAATGACGATCTGGAGGAGAGGAAGGAAAGATTTCTCATAAAACTCCACACACCGGTGAACTGCGTGTTGACTCCACGAAAAACTTCGACGTCAGTCGTGATCCTCGATCGATCTCGTCTCACTTGCTCGCCACAGGGAg GTGGTCGTGGAACTAacaaaagaagaaagaaaacaaacaaattatcTGGGAAGGAAAATTCAAAGCAACTCCAACTGTCACGTGACGACTCGTCGTTGGTTCCGGGAAGTGCAG CCCCAAGGAAGGTGAGATACGGCAAGCTTGGACATGGAGCGACTATCCCACCTTCAACTTACTTCAGAAATCGAACGACGAGGATTTGGACG TATCACGGGATTCTCCCAGCGACAGTGGACGAAGCAGATGAACGCTCGCTAGGTGTCCCGCTTGTAGGTAGATTTACAACTTCGTTGCAGAAAG ATTTGCCAAGACAGCCAACAGGAAGAGGGCGCTCTCCACCCCAAGAAGTCCAAGACGACCCAACTGTCGCTCTTAGGCAACCTGGAGAACCGCTG taTCAGGGAAATTTAAAAGTTGAGAACTCTGATGCATTGGCTCGAGTCGTCATCCACGGAAGAAACGACGAAATCACATCACGTGAACAG CAGCATGAGGGGACGGAAATCAACAAACCTTgcatcctgaccactagaggTCGCCTTTTCTACGATCCAGTAGCAAAGATTCTCTACCATTGTGACGGTGCAAAATGGGTGCCATGGAAACGGACCTCTCTCAAAAGTGGAAAACAGAAACTCTTGACTCAAAATTCCGAAGAAAAATTCTGTGAAGACGGGTggaaagattttgaaaatcg ATGTTTCCTTTTTCTCTCGTCTGGTCGATCTGAAATAAGTTGGAACGCCGCACAACGGATCTGCCGCGAAGAACATTCAGCCCACTTGGTGTCAGTGCAAAACAGGAAGCAGCTCAACTGGTTGTGGAAGTTGGCGGGAAAATCGCAGTTTTGGATCG GTTTGAACAGGAAGCTGAACCCCACTGTGTGGGAGTGGGTGGGAGGGGATGAAGCGATCTTCACAAACTGGAAGCGGAATTATCCGACCAGCGAAGGTGGAGATTGCGTCGTCGTCGCTTCAAAGAAGAGATGGATGAACATTCCATGCGCGATGACGAGCACCGAGTCGAGATTCATTTGTGCGAGGGATCCATGA